In the Arachis ipaensis cultivar K30076 chromosome B10, Araip1.1, whole genome shotgun sequence genome, one interval contains:
- the LOC107622814 gene encoding uncharacterized protein LOC107622814: protein MSKKKVSGNTMTLKDFHGGSIPSDLPLPSAPSLNMRPSDRSGYERTSSWGNRSRPHTLPPTKPFDEKTPFFTHSAHSIGRNFDEDERKPLDAVSAPRRTVTAHNSSTTTTTSAWSSPNAVSKLVHASALDKVMSSAATWQSNGPRVHVNGDDGEKEHYSDAVLARHADRVLSIDDDQVSGGGRNEFVGSKYSDVRPRSVASVHHDADGVQVPRSFTKLGASELQHPMPSEVSERPKLKLLPRAKASESSEPSYPDHGQVHGQGNSTKPVFDGTGNGKEAGQRPKLNLKPRSQLLEHHLEGNTERERNALFGGARPRELVLKERGVDDVVINNLDVGVEHSNRTEHPTPRTKKLPDRYAEKNEGAPAPYDRWTGKKPERKEQRVEAERVNSQAQRRNWRSDNRRNVQEVDKQQVAERPPSPKTWRKPAEEPKSSAETGSMSHGKAASAVDLAQAFSRSVSDPRVNDRFSGQRGSNNGRTQVPFSRLVGPTPTPRPQINGY from the exons ATGTCGAAGAAGAAAGTTAGCGGCAACACCATGACTCTCAAGGACTTCCATGGCGGTTCTATTCCCTCTGATCTTCCTCTCCCTTCCGCCCCCTCCCT AAACATGAGACCTTCAGATCGTTCAGGGTATGAGCGAACTTCATCTTGGGGAAACCGTTCTCGACCGCACACGCTACCACCCACGAAGCCTTTCGATGAAAAGACCCCATTTTTCACTCATTCTGCTCATAGTATTGGTAGGAATTTCGATGAGGATGAGCGCAAGCCCTTGGATGCTGTCTCAGCTCCACGAAGAACCGTCACTGCACACAACAGTTCAACAACGACCACAACAAGTGCTTGGTCTTCTCCTAATGCTGTTTCCAAGTTGGTTCATGCCAGTGCCCTTGACAAGGTCATGAGTTCTGCTGCCACGTGGCAATCCAATGGCCCTCGTGTTCATGTGAATGGTGATGATGGTGAGAAGGAGCATTATAGTGATGCAGTGCTGGCAAGGCATGCTGATAGGGTTTTATCCATTGATGATGATCAGGTGAGTGGTGGTGGAAGGAATGAGTTTGTGGGTTCCAAATACTCTGATGTAAGGCCAAGAAGTGTGGCTTCAGTTCATCATGATGCCGATGGGGTTCAGGTGCCGCGAAGCTTTACCAAACTCGGTGCCTCTGAGTTGCAGCACCCTATGCCTTCTGAAGTATCTGAGCGACCTAAGTTGAAGTTGTTGCCGAGAGCAAAGGCATCTGAGAGCTCGGAACCTTCTTATCCGGATCATGGGCAG GTGCATGGCCAAGGCAATTCCACGAAACCTGTCTTTGATGGAACTGGGAATGGTAAGGAGGCAGGACAACGCCCGAAGCTGAATCTGAAGCCTCGCTCACAGCTCCTTGAGCATCACCTGGAAGGAAACACTGAAAGAGAGAG GAATGCTTTATTTGGTGGTGCCCGTCCAAGAGAACTG GTTCTGAAGGAGCGAGGGGTTGATGACGTTGTGATCAACAATTTGGATGTGGGGGTTGAGCATTCAAATAG GACTGAACATCCTACTCCAAGGACCAAGAAACTTCCTGATCGCTATGCGGAAAAAAATGAGGGTGCTCCAGCTCCTTATGATCGATGGACTGGCAAAAAACCTGAGAGGAAAGAACAAAGGGTAGAGGCTGAGAGAGTTAATTCACAGGCGCAGAGGAGGAATTGGCGCAGTGATAACCGGCGAAATGTGCAAGAGGTAGACAAGCAGCAGGTTGCGGAGAGACCACCTTCACCAAAGACATGGCGTAAGCCAGCAGAGGAGCCAAAATCATCTGCGGAAACTGGCAGTATGAGCCACGGTAAAGCAGCTTCGGCGGTTGATCTTGCACAAGCATTCTCAAGATCAGTATCAGATCCAAGAGTAAATGATAGGTTCTCTGGCCAAAGGGGTTCAAACAATGGCCGGACACAAGTTCCCTTTTCACGGCTTGTTGGTCCTACTCCTACCCCGAGACCTCAGATCAATGGTTATTAA
- the LOC107621728 gene encoding uncharacterized protein LOC107621728 — translation MTKNYGFLICILVMVMDIIAGILGIQAEIAQNKEEHMKVGVFECRVPSYQAFKLGLAATVLLALAHVIANLLGGCICVWSRDQYTKATANRQLAVAFLIFSWMILAVAFSMLIIGTLANSRSKQSCNILNHRLLSIGGVLCFIHGLFVVPYYVSATATRREESKRLEQPRPIPGHT, via the exons ATGACAAAGAACTATGGCTTCCTCATCTGCATACTTGTGATGGTCATGGATATTATAGCTGGCATACTTGGAATTCAAGCAGAAATAGCGCAGAATAAG GAAGAGCACATGAAGGTGGGGGTATTTGAATGTAGAGTTCCAAGCTATCAAGCCTTCAAGTTAGGATTAGCAGCCACAGTTCTGTTGGCCCTGGCTCATGTAATTGCTAACTTGCTTGGTGGCTGCATTTGTGTGTGGAGCAGAGATCAATACACAAAAGCCACTGCCAACAGACAATTAGCCGTGGCTTTTCTAATTTTCTCATG GATGATATTAGCAGTTGCATTCTCGATGCTGATAATAGGCACATTAGCCAACTCAAGATCAAAGCAATCTTGCAATATATTGAACCATCGGCTGCTATCCATTGGAGGCGTTCTATGCTTCATCCATGGATTATTCGTTGTTCCTTATTACGTTTCTGCCACTGCCACAAGAAGGGAAGAATCCAAGAGGCTAGAACAACCCCGGCCCATCCCAGGACACACGTAA
- the LOC107624227 gene encoding putative 4-hydroxy-4-methyl-2-oxoglutarate aldolase 3 → MHTDPKSDHVLFIYIQPSSSSSSTSSVQTLKKQQVKMAALATAEICDTNATHITSGDLRVLHPVFQVYGQARGFSGPIVTLKVFEDNVIVRAMLETKGEGRVLVIDGGGSMRCALVGGNLGQLAQSNGWAGIVVNGCIRDVDEINACDIGVRALSSHPLKSNKKGTGDKHVPIYVGGAFIRDGEWLYADSDGIIVSKFELSV, encoded by the exons ATGCACACTGACCCAAAAAGTGACCATGTTCTTTTCATTTATATTCaaccttcctcttcttcctcttccaccTCTTCTGTtcaaaccttgaagaagcaacaAG TTAAGATGGCTGCTTTGGCAACGGCTGAAATCTGTGACACAAATGCAACACACATAACAAGTGGTGACTTGAGGGTGCTGCATCCAGTGTTCCAGGTGTACGGTCAAGCGAGGGGATTCTCAGGGCCAATTGTGACCCTAAAGGTGTTTGAAGACAATGTGATTGTGAGGGCAATGCTTGAGACAAAGGGAGAAGGGAGGGTTCTTGTGATTGATGGTGGAGGGAGCATGAGGTGTGCCCTTGTTGGAGGGAACCTTGGTCAACTTGCTCAGAGCAACGGTTGGGCTGGGATTGTGGTCAATGGTTGCATAAGGGATGTGGATGAGATCAATGCATGTGACATTGGTGTGAGAGCTTTGTCCTCTCATCCACTCAAGTCTAACAAGAAAGGAACTGGGGATAAACATGTCCCTATCTATGTTGGAGGTGCATTCATCCGTGATGGAGAGTGGTTGTATGCTGATAGCGACGGTATCATCGTATCCAAATTCGAGTTGTCCGTTTAA
- the LOC107623865 gene encoding thioredoxin-like protein CXXS1 isoform X2, translating into METAEEQKPRVVVIDSLQSWEFYVNQASTQNSPIVVHFTASWCMPSVAMNPFFEELASTYPDVLFLTVDVDEVMEVAKRMDVKAMPTFVVVKDGAPLEKVVGANPEEIKKRIDTFVQSIRDSVA; encoded by the exons ATGGAAACTGCAGAGGAGCAGAAGCCGAGAGTTGTGGTGATTGATTCTTTGCAATCATGGGAATTCTATGTCAATCAGGCCTCTACCCAGAACTCCCCT ATTGTTGTGCACTTCACTGCTTCATGGTGCATGCCATCAGTGGCTATGAATCCTTTCTTTGAAGAATTGGCTTCAACTTATCCAGATGTTCTCTTTCTCACTGTTGATGTTGATGAAGTCATG GAAGTAGCAAAGAGGATGGATGTGAAGGCAATGCCAACATTCGTGGTGGTGAAGGACGGTGCTCCATTGGAGAAGGTGGTTGGTGCGAATCCGGAAGAGATAAAGAAAAGGATAGATACTTTTGTTCAGTCCATTCGTGACTCAGTAGCATAG